A single genomic interval of Homo sapiens chromosome 7, GRCh38.p14 Primary Assembly harbors:
- the GSTK1 gene encoding glutathione S-transferase kappa 1 isoform a (isoform a is encoded by transcript variant 1), translated as MGPLPRTVELFYDVLSPYSWLGFEILCRYQNIWNINLQLRPSLITGIMKDSGNKPPGLLPRKGLYMANDLKLLRHHLQIPIHFPKDFLSVMLEKGSLSAMRFLTAVNLEHPEMLEKASRELWMRVWSRNEDITEPQSILAAAEKAGMSAEQAQGLLEKIATPKVKNQLKETTEAACRYGAFGLPITVAHVDGQTHMLFGSDRMELLAHLLGEKWMGPIPPAVNARL; from the exons ATGGGGCCCCTGCCGCGCACCGTGGAGCTCTTCTATGACGTGCTGTCCCCCTACTCCTGGCTGGGCTTCGAG ATCCTGTGCCGGTATCAGAATATCTGGAACATCAACCTGCAGTTGCGGCCCAGCCTCATAACAGGGATCATGAAAGACAGTG GAAACAAGCCTCCAGGTCTGCTTCCCCGCAAAGGACTATACATGGCAAATGACTTAAAGCTCCTGAGACACCATCTCCAGATTCCCATCCACTTCCCCAAGGATTTCTTGTCTGTGATGCTTGAAAAAG GAAGTTTGTCTGCCATGCGTTTCCTCACCGCCGTGAACTTGGAGCATCCAGAGATGCTGGAGAAAGCGTCCCGGGAGCTGTGGATGCGCGTCTGGTCAAGG AATGAAGACATCACCGAGCCGCAGAGCATCCTGGCG GCTGCAGAGAAGGCTGGTATGTCTGCAGAACAAGCCCAGGGACTTCTGGAAAAGATCGCAACGCCAAAGGTGAAGAACCAGCTCAAGGAGACCACTGAGGCAGCCTGCAGATACGGA GCCTTTGGGCTGCCCATCACCGTGGCCCATGTGGATGGCCAAACCCACATGTTATTTGGCTCTGACCGGATGGAGCTGCTGGCGCACCTGCTGG GAGAGAAGTGGATGGGCCCTATACCTCCAGCCGTGAATGCCAGACTTTAA
- the GSTK1 gene encoding glutathione S-transferase kappa 1 isoform b (isoform b is encoded by transcript variant 2) gives MGPLPRTVELFYDVLSPYSWLGFEILCRYQNIWNINLQLRPSLITGIMKDSGNKPPGLLPRKGLYMANDLKLLRHHLQIPIHFPKDFLSVMLEKGSLSAMRFLTAVNLEHPEMLEKASRELWMRVWSRVSVGLWESSGRTLDDFLTFPRHVFRVMILPPPGGSTVLPVTPLSPHRLPAVFSSSQNEDITEPQSILAAAEKAGMSAEQAQGLLEKIATPKVKNQLKETTEAACRYGAFGLPITVAHVDGQTHMLFGSDRMELLAHLLGEKWMGPIPPAVNARL, from the exons ATGGGGCCCCTGCCGCGCACCGTGGAGCTCTTCTATGACGTGCTGTCCCCCTACTCCTGGCTGGGCTTCGAG ATCCTGTGCCGGTATCAGAATATCTGGAACATCAACCTGCAGTTGCGGCCCAGCCTCATAACAGGGATCATGAAAGACAGTG GAAACAAGCCTCCAGGTCTGCTTCCCCGCAAAGGACTATACATGGCAAATGACTTAAAGCTCCTGAGACACCATCTCCAGATTCCCATCCACTTCCCCAAGGATTTCTTGTCTGTGATGCTTGAAAAAG GAAGTTTGTCTGCCATGCGTTTCCTCACCGCCGTGAACTTGGAGCATCCAGAGATGCTGGAGAAAGCGTCCCGGGAGCTGTGGATGCGCGTCTGGTCAAGGGTGAGTGTGGGGCTCTGGGAATCCTCTGGGAGGACCTTGGATGACTTTCTGACCTTCCCCAGGCACGTTTTCAGGGTCATGATCCTGCCCCCGCCCGGGGGATCTACTGTCCTCCCAGTCACACCCCTCTCCCCGCACCGCCTTCCTGctgtcttctcttcttcccaGAATGAAGACATCACCGAGCCGCAGAGCATCCTGGCG GCTGCAGAGAAGGCTGGTATGTCTGCAGAACAAGCCCAGGGACTTCTGGAAAAGATCGCAACGCCAAAGGTGAAGAACCAGCTCAAGGAGACCACTGAGGCAGCCTGCAGATACGGA GCCTTTGGGCTGCCCATCACCGTGGCCCATGTGGATGGCCAAACCCACATGTTATTTGGCTCTGACCGGATGGAGCTGCTGGCGCACCTGCTGG GAGAGAAGTGGATGGGCCCTATACCTCCAGCCGTGAATGCCAGACTTTAA
- the GSTK1 gene encoding glutathione S-transferase kappa 1 isoform c (isoform c is encoded by transcript variant 3), whose translation MGPLPRTVELFYDVLSPYSWLGFEILCRYQNIWNINLQLRPSLITGIMKDSGNKPPGLLPRKGLYMANDLKLLRHHLQIPIHFPKDFLSVMLEKGSLSAMRFLTAVNLEHPEMLEKASRELWMRVWSRAAEKAGMSAEQAQGLLEKIATPKVKNQLKETTEAACRYGAFGLPITVAHVDGQTHMLFGSDRMELLAHLLGEKWMGPIPPAVNARL comes from the exons ATGGGGCCCCTGCCGCGCACCGTGGAGCTCTTCTATGACGTGCTGTCCCCCTACTCCTGGCTGGGCTTCGAG ATCCTGTGCCGGTATCAGAATATCTGGAACATCAACCTGCAGTTGCGGCCCAGCCTCATAACAGGGATCATGAAAGACAGTG GAAACAAGCCTCCAGGTCTGCTTCCCCGCAAAGGACTATACATGGCAAATGACTTAAAGCTCCTGAGACACCATCTCCAGATTCCCATCCACTTCCCCAAGGATTTCTTGTCTGTGATGCTTGAAAAAG GAAGTTTGTCTGCCATGCGTTTCCTCACCGCCGTGAACTTGGAGCATCCAGAGATGCTGGAGAAAGCGTCCCGGGAGCTGTGGATGCGCGTCTGGTCAAGG GCTGCAGAGAAGGCTGGTATGTCTGCAGAACAAGCCCAGGGACTTCTGGAAAAGATCGCAACGCCAAAGGTGAAGAACCAGCTCAAGGAGACCACTGAGGCAGCCTGCAGATACGGA GCCTTTGGGCTGCCCATCACCGTGGCCCATGTGGATGGCCAAACCCACATGTTATTTGGCTCTGACCGGATGGAGCTGCTGGCGCACCTGCTGG GAGAGAAGTGGATGGGCCCTATACCTCCAGCCGTGAATGCCAGACTTTAA
- the GSTK1 gene encoding glutathione S-transferase kappa 1 isoform d (isoform d is encoded by transcript variant 4), whose protein sequence is MGPLPRTVELFYDVLSPYSWLGFEILCRYQNIWNINLQLRPSLITGIMKDSGSLSAMRFLTAVNLEHPEMLEKASRELWMRVWSRNEDITEPQSILAAAEKAGMSAEQAQGLLEKIATPKVKNQLKETTEAACRYGAFGLPITVAHVDGQTHMLFGSDRMELLAHLLGEKWMGPIPPAVNARL, encoded by the exons ATGGGGCCCCTGCCGCGCACCGTGGAGCTCTTCTATGACGTGCTGTCCCCCTACTCCTGGCTGGGCTTCGAG ATCCTGTGCCGGTATCAGAATATCTGGAACATCAACCTGCAGTTGCGGCCCAGCCTCATAACAGGGATCATGAAAGACAGTG GAAGTTTGTCTGCCATGCGTTTCCTCACCGCCGTGAACTTGGAGCATCCAGAGATGCTGGAGAAAGCGTCCCGGGAGCTGTGGATGCGCGTCTGGTCAAGG AATGAAGACATCACCGAGCCGCAGAGCATCCTGGCG GCTGCAGAGAAGGCTGGTATGTCTGCAGAACAAGCCCAGGGACTTCTGGAAAAGATCGCAACGCCAAAGGTGAAGAACCAGCTCAAGGAGACCACTGAGGCAGCCTGCAGATACGGA GCCTTTGGGCTGCCCATCACCGTGGCCCATGTGGATGGCCAAACCCACATGTTATTTGGCTCTGACCGGATGGAGCTGCTGGCGCACCTGCTGG GAGAGAAGTGGATGGGCCCTATACCTCCAGCCGTGAATGCCAGACTTTAA